Within Enoplosus armatus isolate fEnoArm2 chromosome 1, fEnoArm2.hap1, whole genome shotgun sequence, the genomic segment tccccagatttgtgcctcgagacaatcctgtctcggaggtctacagacaattcctttgacttcatgcttggtttgtgctctgacatgcactgtcaactgtgggaccttatatagacaggtgtgtgcctttccaaatcatgtccaatcaactgaatttaccacaggtggactccaattaagctgcagaaacatctcaaggatgatcagtggaaacaggatgcacctgagctcaattttgagcttcatggcaaaggctgtgaatacttatgtacatgtgatttcttagttttttatttttaataaatttgcaaaagtttcaaaaaaacttttttcacggtgtcattatggggtgttgtgtgtagaattttgaggaaaaaaattaatttaatccattttggaataagggtgtaacataacaaaatgtggaaaaagtgaagcgccgtgaatactttccggatgcactggAAACTGTTGGGTCgtttcatttataacaaaacatcatattttatcaaATCTTCTTatgttttcatcttcatttgtaaagtaactaccaactaaagctgtcagataaatgtagagaagtccaaagtacaatatttctctctgagatGTTGTGGAGTTGAAGTAGAAAGACttgagtaaagtacaagtaactcatatttgtacttaagtacagtacttgagtaaagaCAGGTTCCTGGTTGGTGATTCATACGAGAGCATTACCACAtggacatggtgtgtgtgtgtgtgtgagtgtgtacatgcacatactgacctgcagggggcgctgtgATGCTGCAGCCACTGCTCTCCTACACTGACCGAACGCACCCGAAACGCCAAcccctgaggaggaggaggaggaggaagaagtctGTGTGAGGTTTTCATTTTGGGAGCAGAAACTAAAGCAGCAGCAAGTTGTtctgtttcatcttcatcattctGTGACAGATCATGCTGTCTGTCTCGGCGGTGTTCATGTCCTTTGTGTTGGTGTCCTGTCTGGTGTAAAAACATTCTGCAGTTGCCTCTGTCAGCCTACAGGTGGCAGCACTGCACTGTGGCAGACTGATGGAAAATGTGACCACAAACCATCCAAGAGGGGATTTTCCTGCTGAATGAAAACCATCAgggaggagcacacacacacacacagccttcacCCCCCTCCAGTATAAAACCAGTTTTAACAGGCTTCTCTGGgctggaggaggaaataaaCAATAGGCTGCTGTACAGGATCCAGAccgagagagaaaacagaactGAATTAGAGAAGTGTTTGTCTGTTAATGAGCAGGGGGGGTGAGGTTGGCTTTAAGGGGATGCACAGTAGTTAGTGAAAATTCTAAAATCTAACCTAATATTCTCAGGGAAAGTCCAAAACTGTAGAGAAGCAACAATAAAGTACCACCAAGTTACAGAGAATCTGCAGAGTTTCAGTCCACAGATTACGGAGCATTTTAAGTCTTTTTGTTTTCGGACGCCGACTCACAGCAGCAGTTCAACATACAGCTGCAGTACTGCTCACTTCTTTAAGCACCAGTCAGGTGTTATTCTGCACTTTTCTCACTCTTAACACATCCAATGAAAAGACTAAACCTTGCTGTTTGGAGCTGAGAATTTATTTGTACAGCAGGTTtatcaaacagctgctgagactgaaccagactggaaatgtgctgcaaaaccaaaaccaggAGCCAGTGGTTCAAAAtacattacaagtgaaagtcctgtgtTCCAAATCCCACTTATTCTCAGCAACATTAAAAATCATTTcaagtataaaaactaaatatactCGTTTTGCCTGCATTAGtgcattatattattatgacattataagattgttaatactgaaaGAAGTTTAGAGGTACTGTCACTTTGGCTTTTTCAACAGTACTCAGgtaaatgtacttcgttacTTTCTACCACTGCTAGCAGTTAAAAGAGGCTACAAAGCTGGAGGTAAGTCAAACGACATCTTTCACAGACAAGTAGTCATGGCATCCgttgttaacataaaaatgttgattatagctgctttaaggaTTTACCTGTCTGACACAGCTGGTGGGCGGGGCCGTCCAACGACAGGAGGGTGTGTccgcagctgctgctgacatcacaTGACTGGGAGGTGgagcctaaaaaaaaacaaaatattacacaCTCATTTTTATACTTCTATATGACATTTTAGTCATCTAAAAAAAATCCagtaaataatataatagtgccttgtttatgtttttaaaaaaaacaatcgcTGTTGATAAGCCCCGCCCTACCTGGTAGGAGTGCTCTGATTGGACCTGCATTAAGCtgccggaggaggagggggcggagCGACTCAGAGCGCTGcaggctggaggagggggggagggaggggagggagggggagggctgggaggtgaggaggagggggaggaggaggatgtgggggAGGCGGGGGCGGggccacagaggagaggaaggggaggagactgctgctgctgctggtcccATTGGTTAATCTCAGTGTAGTAAAAATCCTCCTCGCTGCGGGAACAACGCTCGTGTTCGCCGCCGCGGCtgtgagaggtcagaggtcaaaggtgtTCAGTCTGATCATAACttagaaaataatgaatgaataatctTTATCTTGTCATGATGCTAATGATGCTACAATAGtgaaaaatatccatcacaATTCTCTAAAGCTCTGCAGGTGTCTTGTTGAGTCCACAACcccaaacatattcagtttactgtgatattCAACAGAGGAAAGATGCAAATCgtcacactggagaagctgtacaaaatgtcttcaacaattaatattttgaatattgaatattctTCAACTTCaactcttttattttcctgtcagGGTCAAGCTTccatataaaacacaaagtttaatggaagcagaaaagaaagacgCTCCGTCTGTCAGGTGAGTCTCACCACAGGTGCGTTGTCCGGATGTGACGTTTGATTCCCACCACTGATGTCAGCACCTTCCCACAGCTCGGCCACAGACACCTGTAGGCCGCCTTCACTGAGTtctgcaggaggaaacacacGTCAACACTCCGCCGAGTCGCTGTTTCATTTGTCCCACGACAACCGCGACACCTGCTCACCCTGCGTTTGCGTGGCGCCGGCACGTCCAACAGCACCTGCTCCAGCTCCATGTCCAGTCCTTCGTCAGGGGGCGTGGCCGGGCTGACGGCGGGCTCTGCGATTGGTGGGGAGGGGGCTGGGCTCCCGTTGCCGTGGCCGACGCTCCAGTagccgctgctgccgctgtcGGAGAGCTCGCCGCCACCACAGTCCATCGGAGGAGCTGAAACACATAAAGTACACGTGCAGTAattgaaaatactgtatattcagtTAACCTGACCTTGACACTACATGCCTAATCCTAACTCTtaataacatcaacatgtcTGTTTACAAtcctttaaattcattttttaaagaatagTGACAGAGATACAGACTGAGTGTGAAACAAACTCTGTCTGACACGTTCGTCATGCTGATGGAGGAAGGATCTGAGGTGAGAAGGTCAAGCTCTCGTGACTACAGCTGATATTAATACTGCTGCTTTAACTAACACCACCACTGTAAAGGCTGCTTTCacttgtagttgttgttgtttgttattgatTTGTCTTTATTGTCACTAATGACAACaatcattttttgtcatttttgttgttgtcgtttgtagttgtcattttgtgttattgattgcttttgattgttgttgttgtttgttgctgtttgttgttgtagtacCTGTTGGGTGGGCGGGGCTGTGCAGCAGAGGGCTGCAGGACAAACTGCTGAGAACCATCGCTGCCATCAGCTcatccatctccacctcctctggaCTCCTCTGGCTGCAGGACGAGACGAGGTAGAGTTCATGTATTGGAGAGTTTGTGCAGAGATTTAGAgaaacatcacaaaacacagagacagagaggacgtCTGACCTTCTGGGGACGTCgatgcaggaggagacagatcTGCTGCAGGACGGAGCcactgaggaggagggacgAGACGAAGACCAGACAGAAACATCACTCTGCATGAGGTCCAGCTGATCCACCACACCTGAAgattcacctcctcctccacactgaaaatacacctgagagagagaaaacaaccaCGGCTCACTGTGATAGGCtgagacacctgtcaatcaaggcAAACTTTCCCCGaatataatttcttttttatctctgACTGTGTATTTTCCCACAGGGGGGTTCTGTCCTCGCTCTTTCTGAAGAACTGAAACAGGAAACTTGGattttctgtccatattctaAAAGAATCTGCTGCTGAACaggacagaaaaatgtgaaCGCCTCCTTATTTTAACTAAGACTAACTAAAACACTGATGAGGTTGATGAGCATTAATGTGGCTCGAGGTTGTTGAACGTGACTAAAAATAATCTCACCTTCAGCCCAGGATGACCTCTGAATCTGGTGAAGGGCTGTTGTCCTGctactgttgccatggttacgcCGGTCTCACCCGTCTCCTGGCCTGTTTGTGATCCTGCTGCAGGGCAGGTGGAGCTCACCAGCGCCCCGAGAGGAGAACGCTTCCCCAGACGAGTCTTTGGCAACATGTCTGTCTGGAatctgaaacacagaggagtTATAGTAATAGTGCTGTTCTGACTGTGAGGCTGCCAAAGCCCACAGATCTCTG encodes:
- the LOC139286890 gene encoding zinc finger protein 395-like — its product is MLPKTRLGKRSPLGALVSSTCPAAGSQTGQETGETGVTMATVAGQQPFTRFRGHPGLKVYFQCGGGGESSGVVDQLDLMQSDVSVWSSSRPSSSVAPSCSRSVSSCIDVPRSQRSPEEVEMDELMAAMVLSSLSCSPLLHSPAHPTAPPMDCGGGELSDSGSSGYWSVGHGNGSPAPSPPIAEPAVSPATPPDEGLDMELEQVLLDVPAPRKRRNSVKAAYRCLWPSCGKVLTSVVGIKRHIRTTHLCRGGEHERCSRSEEDFYYTEINQWDQQQQQSPPLPLLCGPAPASPTSSSSPSSSPPSPPPPSPPSPPPPACSALSRSAPSSSGSLMQVQSEHSYQAPPPSHVMSAAAADTPSCRWTAPPTSCVRQGLAFRVRSVSVGEQWLQHHSAPCRRIRGEAKKCRKVYGIEHRDQWCTACRWKKACQRFLD